One Palaemon carinicauda isolate YSFRI2023 chromosome 4, ASM3689809v2, whole genome shotgun sequence DNA segment encodes these proteins:
- the LOC137639333 gene encoding protein FAM200C-like — protein MAFVRYVKEKEVVEEFLFCKPLKTTAKATDVFSLVKEFFLEHEMTLNMCGSICTDGAPVMLGNKSGFATPVKKEVPHVTVTHCVLHRHAFATKTLPEKLKIVLSVVVRAVNFIRGRAVNHRLFASFCEEIGTEHSVLLYHTEVRWLSCGRVLTRVFELHEEIMQFLRNQGSEIADHFENREFILFLAYLAHVFMHPNELNVSMQGTAMNMITAREKLSALTKKLPMWIKSIESENFANFPSLDEAASAEEELPILSEVKEHLQELIQSFQWYFHLEEGSVAQRWIRDPFLFNLDSMDDNDIMKMILWSCRPMTESEWSLKKCNWICFGVHNSKQSHS, from the coding sequence ATGGCATTTGTTCGGTATGTGAAGGAGAAAGAAGTGGTGGAAGAATTCTTATTTTGTAAACCTCTGAAAACTACTGCAAAAGCAACTGATGTGTTCAGTCTTGTGAAAGAGTTCTTCTTGGAACATGAAATGACTCTCAACATGTGTGGTTCAATTTGCACTGATGGAGCCCCTGTCATGCTTGGAAATAAATCAGGCTTTGCTACCCCAGTGAAAAAAGAGGTTCCCCATGTAACTGTCACTCACTGTGTGTTGCATCGTCATGCATTCGCTACAAAGACGCTGCCAGAAAAATTGAAGATTGTTTTATCAGTTGTTGTGCGTGCTGTAAATTTCATCAGAGGACGGGCAGTGAATCACCGTCTTTTTGCatctttttgtgaagaaattggAACTGAGCACAGTGTTCTTCTTTACCACACAGAAGTGAGGTGGCTTTCCTGTGGCAGGGTACTTACACGTGTATTTGAACTTCATGAAGAAATTATGCAATTTCTCAGAAATCAAGGCAGTGAAATTGCTGACCATTTTGAAAATAGGGAGTTCATTTTGTTTCTGGCATATCTGGCACATGTATTCATGCACCCCAATGAACTGAATGTCTCTATGCAAGGAACAGCGATGAATATGATAACTGCCAGAGAAAAGTTATCTGCCCTCACCAAGAAACTTCCAATGTGGATAAAGAGCATTGAAAGTGAAAATTTTGCAAACTTCCCTTCTCTTGATGAGGCTGCTAGTGCTGAAGAAGAGCTGCCCATCCTGAGTGAAGTAAAAGAACATTTGCAAGAACTGATTCagtccttccaatggtattttcaCCTTGAAGAAGGTTCTGTGGCACAAAGATGGATACGGGATCCATTTCTTTTCAACCTTGATTCCatggatgataatgatatcatgaaGATGATCTTGTGGAGTTGCAGACCAATGACAGAATCCGAATGGAGTTTGAAAAAATGCAACTGGATATGTTTTGGTGTGCACAACTCCAAGCAATCCCACAGTTAG
- the LOC137639334 gene encoding protein FAM200C-like, with protein sequence MSKKRKWNDDYIRYGFTCMTEADGTQRPQCILCSTVFANANLKPSRLNEHFNNRHGGTDAGHDLNSLKIKRERFDRSGTQSKLGFVPVEKPLLQASYEVTLLCSKRKKAHTTAEELVKPCALE encoded by the coding sequence ATGTCTAAGAAACGCAAGTGGAACGACGACTACATTCGTTATGGTTTTACCTGTATGACTGAGGCAGATGGAACTCAACGACCACAGTGCATCCTCTGCAGCACAGTCTTTGCAAATGCAAATCTCAAACCATCAAGACTCAATGAACACTTCAACAATCGGCATGGAGGCACAGATGCTGGACATGACTTGAACAGCTTGAAGATCAAGCGGGAACGATTTGATCGTAGTGGTACCCAGTCAAAGCTAGGTTTTGTGCCAGTTGAGAAACCTTTGTTGCAAGCATCTTATGAAGTTACCCTTTTGTGTTCAAAAAGGAAAAAAGCTCACACTACTGCAGAGGAGCTTGTTAAACCTTGTGCATTAGAGTGA
- the Rpp21 gene encoding probable serine/threonine-protein kinase kinX gives MDKSSDTLPLGSQVTHEASEREAIPETLQKEDQVMNELPNMKASSGSHQIVSKAVYEISKTEASSGNFQKEDQAMHEPSGMETSLETAHEVQVTHKTSKLEPSSESIHREGQIMHELPKAETSLETAHEVQVMHKTSKLEPSSESIHREGQVLDEPPNAETLLKTAHEVQVMHKTSKLEPSSESIHREGQVLDEPPKAETLLKTAHEVQVMHKSSKLEPSSESIHREGQVLDEPPKAETLLKTAHEIQVMHKTSKLEPSSESIHREGQVLDEPPKAETLLKTAHEIQVMHKTSKLEPSSESIHREGQVLDEPPKAETLLKTAHEIQVMHKTSKLEPSSESIHREGQIMHELPKAETSLETAHEVQVMHKTSKLEPSSESFHREDQIMHEPPKVETSLETAREVQVTYKTSKLEPLSESLHREGQAMHEPPMAETSSESFNQEVQVHYKMQSDVTQATKRQKLECPLLHPVEIKSTVSEKISPDANLCSSRFVASPGEKAAINFQYLETEKNCVIENGEKVAQQVNEIQENIETSFPQNQLSCKKHSNNKNIEITPDKDCCNKIQEKEKQEQQPKKQKGGHVGENYERINYLVQASRALVNMGGYNSESGSVDFDQTLASQTGSMASAVGRRCLIRLTPSLKRMLCKGCGTVLIYGVNSKVRHRSKRQKHLVITCLTCNTIKRFVVNPDHKLWCDQEEALV, from the coding sequence ATGGACAAGTCATCAGACACACTTCCACTAGGAAGCCAAGTAACACATGAAGCATCAGAAAGGGAGGCAATACCAGAAACTCTTCAAAAAGAAGACCAAGTAATGAATGAACTACCAAATATGAAAGCATCTTCAGGATCTCATCAGATTGTAAGCAAAGCAGTATATGAAATATCAAAAACAGAAGCATCATCAGGAAATTTTCAGAAAGAAGACCAAGCAATGCATGAACCATCTGGGATGGAGACATCATTAGAAACAGCTCATGAGGTCCAAGTAACGCATAAAACTTCCAAGCTAGAACCATCATCAGAATCTATTCATAGAGAAGGTCAAATAATGCATGAACTACCAAAGGCAGAGACATCATTGGAAACAGCTCATGAGGTCCAAGTAATGCATAAAACTTCCAAGCTAGAACCATCATCAGAATCTATTCATAGAGAAGGTCAAGTACTGGATGAACCACCAAACGCAGAGACATTATTGAAAACAGCTCATGAGGTCCAAGTAATGCATAAAACTTCCAAGCTAGAACCATCATCAGAATCTATTCATAGAGAAGGTCAAGTACTGGATGAACCACCAAAGGCAGAGACATTATTGAAAACAGCTCATGAGGTCCAAGTAATGCATAAATCTTCCAAGCTAGAACCATCATCAGAATCTATTCATAGAGAAGGTCAAGTACTGGATGAACCACCAAAGGCAGAGACATTATTGAAAACAGCTCATGAGATCCAAGTAATGCATAAAACTTCCAAGCTAGAACCATCATCAGAATCTATTCATAGAGAAGGTCAAGTACTGGATGAACCACCAAAGGCAGAGACATTATTGAAAACAGCTCATGAGATCCAAGTAATGCATAAAACTTCCAAGCTAGAACCATCATCAGAATCTATTCATAGAGAAGGTCAAGTACTGGATGAACCACCAAAGGCAGAGACATTATTGAAAACAGCTCATGAGATCCAAGTAATGCATAAAACTTCCAAGCTAGAACCATCATCAGAATCTATTCATAGAGAAGGTCAAATAATGCATGAACTACCAAAGGCAGAGACATCATTGGAAACAGCTCATGAGGTCCAAGTAATGCATAAAACTTCCAAGCTAGAACCGTCATCAGAATCTTTTCATAGAGAAGATCAAATAATGCATGAACCACCGAAGGTAGAGACATCATTGGAAACAGCTCGTGAGGTCCAAGTAACGTACAAAACTTCCAAGCTAGAACCATTATCAGAATCTCTTCATAGAGAAGGTCAAGCAATGCATGAACCACCAATGGCAGAGACATCATCAGAATCTTTTAACCAAGAAGTCCAAGTACATTATAAAATGCAGTCTGATGTAACACAGGCAACAAAAAGACAAAAGTTGGAATGTCCCCTGTTGCACCCAGTGGAAATAAAGAGTACTGTAAGTGAAAAAATATCACCAGATGCAAATCTTTGTTCCTCAAGGTTTGTAGCATCACCAGGGGAAAAAGCAGCTATTAATTTTCAGTATTTAGAAACAGAAAAGAATTGTGTCATAGAAAATGGTGAAAAAGTTGCACAGCAGGTTAATGAAATCCAAGAAAATATAGAAACAAGTTTTCCACAGAACCAACTTAGTTGTAAGAAACattcaaacaataaaaatatagaaattaccCCTGATAAAGACTGTTGtaataaaattcaagaaaaagagaaacaagagcAGCAACCTAAAAAACAGAAAGGTGGTCATGTTGGTGAAAATTATGAGCGAATAAACTATCTAGTCCAAGCATCACGTGCCTTAGTTAACATGGGTGGATATAATAGTGAATCGGGTTCTgtagattttgaccaaactttagcATCTCAGACTGGGTCTATGGCATCTGCAGTTGGACGACGTTGTCTTATAAGACTTACTCCATCACTGAAACGCATGTTGTGTAAAGGCTGTGGAACAGTTCTTATCTATGGAGTAAACTCTAAAGTACGTCATCGTTCAAAGCGGCAGAAACACTTGGTTATTACTTGTCTCACTTGTAATACTATTAAGCGATTTGTTGTTAATCCTGACCACAAGCTTTGGTGTGATCAGGAAGAAGCTCTAGTCTGA